The genomic segment GGGGCAGGAGCTCACGCAGGCCGGGAGCTTGGCCTTGCCCGCCTTGATGTGCGGATGGCACATGTGGCACTTCTGCACGTAGGGGATGAGCTTGTCGTACTCGTAGGCGGGCACGTTCCACGGGCAGGCCACCATGCAGTAGCGGCAGCCCACGCACACGGAGCCGTCGTAGACCACCGCGCCTTCGGGGGTCTTGGTGAAGGCCTTGACGAAGCAGGCCGAGGCGCAGGCCGGCTCCTTGCAGTGGAAGCACTGGGCTTTCTTGTAGACCGGGGTTTTGCCGCCCGCGGCAGCCGGCATGTACTTGTTCACCAGGGTGTACATGGTGGCGTCGGTGCGGGCCTTGTCGTTCATGCCCTTGGTGTCCTCGAAGGACTTGGGGTCCTTCTTGGGCAGGGTGGTCCAGGGCTTGGTGACGTTTTCGGAGTTGATCTGGTTGCAGCCCAGTTCGCACTGGCGGCAGCCGATGCAGCGGCTCGCGTCGAAGAGCACGCCGTAGGAGTTGGGATAGCCGTTGAAGGAGTGCCCGCCTGCCGCGTTGGCCTGTCCGGTCAGGGCAGTGGCCGTGGCCGCGCCGGCGAGTCCCAGGAAGTGTCTGCGATTCATGGGTACCTCGTTATTTCTTGGGCGCGTGACATCCCTTGCAGTCCGTGGCGGCGACGGGCTCCACGCCCATGGCCTTGTGACACTGGATGCACTGGATGTGGTAGGCGGCCATCAGGCCGGGACGTTTGGGCTCGTCGGCCGAATTGGCCTTGCCGTGACAGGTGCCGCACTTGGGGGGAACCATGTCGGCCGGGGTGTTGTGGTGGCAGCCCTGGCAGAGGGTTCCGGCCTCGGAGTGGAAGGCCTTGGCCAGGTCGCCCTTGGCGGCGGCCTTCAGGTAGTCCACATGGGCGGAGTGGTTGAAGGACACGGGCATGTACTTCTTGGAGATGGAGCCGATGTCCACGGTGTCGGGCTGGGCCAGCTTGGCGGGCTGGGCGGCCGGGGCCTTGGGGTCCTTGTGGCAGGTCGCGCAGGAGGCGTCCTTGGGGCCGGGCGCGATGCCCTGGTGGCATCCGGCGCAGTTGGCCTTCTTGGTGGCCTGGAAGTGGCAGCCCACGCAGGAGAACTTGGAGGTGGCGGAGTGCATGGCCTGGGAAAGCTGGACGTTGCCGCCGTCCGGGGAGCCCTGGCTGGTGTGGCACGTGGAGCAGGCTTCCTGCGAGCCCGTGTGGTGGCAGGAATCGCAGTTGGAAACCGCGGCCTCGTGCTTTTGATGGTTGAACACCGCCTTGGACAGGGGACCCTGTCCGGGCTTCCCGCCGATGGCGGTTCCGCTCATGACGATCTGGGGCGATTGCGCCTTGGCCTGCCTGCCCTCGCCCACTTCCAGCCCGGCCAAAAGGGCCGCTGCCAGCGTAAGCGTCAGGGCCAGGAGACAGACTCTGCCCCAGCGTGACCTGGAAACACGTTTCACCATACGCACCCGTCCTTGCCTCTAGGGTTGAACGCCTGAACCCGCGCCATCCGGGACCCCACCCCCCAGGCAACGCGGCGCTGCTGTAAACAGCTGGCCAGAAAACGATTTCCCAGTGGAACTAGAACACATGCAAGAGCTTCGTCAAGAAGTTCGTGAAAGTTGGGACAATGCCGCCAGCCCGCTCCCTCCCTGGCTTCCCGGCCCCTGCCCCTGCGGAGGGCCCGCAAAACCGGACACTTTTGGAGCAGATAATACGTTCGACCACAACATATTCATACCATATTGGTAGTATTGAGCCATGCTCCACAGCGCCCCACCATCAAGGCAAACATGCATTCTTCCAGAGGGTTGCATGCTCGGACGATTGTCCTTGGCTCTCCAAGAGCCCCACGGGATCTGCCCGCAAGCGTTTCAGCCTTCGCCTTCACGACGTCACGGCCAATGCGTCAACCCCATGGCCAGGAAGACACTTTCTCGATCCGGCCCCGCGCAAAGGCCAGCTTCAGCGGAATGGGCGCGCCCATTCGCCGCACGCAGCACCCGGGGTTGAAGCACTCCAAGGCATCCCTGGCGGGTGATCGCCAAGACGCCGCCATGCCTTGCAACCTTTGGTATTCTGCCGTCTGACAGGCTTGCCACCCGACCAGACTCCGCCCAAGAGGTCGGGCCTGCCTGCTGCGGATGCACGTCCGGCTTCACCGCGCAACCGTCCCTCCGAATACGGACGTGCGCTTGTTCCACTCTGGAACAAGCGCACGAAAAG from the Fundidesulfovibrio magnetotacticus genome contains:
- the hmcB gene encoding sulfate respiration complex iron-sulfur protein HmcB, with product MNRRHFLGLAGAATATALTGQANAAGGHSFNGYPNSYGVLFDASRCIGCRQCELGCNQINSENVTKPWTTLPKKDPKSFEDTKGMNDKARTDATMYTLVNKYMPAAAGGKTPVYKKAQCFHCKEPACASACFVKAFTKTPEGAVVYDGSVCVGCRYCMVACPWNVPAYEYDKLIPYVQKCHMCHPHIKAGKAKLPACVSSCPMEALVWGKREDLIKEAWARIGQVPGRYIPHVYGEREMGGTNWLYISSVPFTQIGLPENVGNTPAPELTSGALGLVPLVACLWPVLLGGIWQITKWKDKRAEDEKQQAVAEALAAERAKK
- a CDS encoding cytochrome c3 family protein, with translation MVKRVSRSRWGRVCLLALTLTLAAALLAGLEVGEGRQAKAQSPQIVMSGTAIGGKPGQGPLSKAVFNHQKHEAAVSNCDSCHHTGSQEACSTCHTSQGSPDGGNVQLSQAMHSATSKFSCVGCHFQATKKANCAGCHQGIAPGPKDASCATCHKDPKAPAAQPAKLAQPDTVDIGSISKKYMPVSFNHSAHVDYLKAAAKGDLAKAFHSEAGTLCQGCHHNTPADMVPPKCGTCHGKANSADEPKRPGLMAAYHIQCIQCHKAMGVEPVAATDCKGCHAPKK